A window of [Clostridium] innocuum genomic DNA:
AAGAGTATATAGGAAAAAAAGGAGGATACTACCTATGGAAAAAGAATATGCAAAGGATTACCCGATCCCCTTTCACAATGATGTTTTCTTCAAATACATGCTGATTGGGGACGATGCAGGCTCTGCATTGCTGAGAAGCAGAATCATCGAAGAAATTTACGGACTGAAGGTCCATGAAACGAAGGTCCTGAACCCGGAGCTGCTGCCGGAAGCTTTTTTTGGCAAACGTGCGGTTTTGGATGTCGTGCTGGAGGATGAAGCCGGCCATTTTTACGATCTGGAAATGCAGGTATCCGGCTATACGCAGAAGGAACAGCTGCGTTTTCAGCAGTATGGCTACCGCCTGGTCGGAAGACAGCTGAAGCAGGGAGACGAATATACAGAGCTGAAGCCGTTTTATCAGATTATCTTTATGAATGATAAGCCCAGGGATGGCGGACGCATGATACGCCACTACAAGGTAAAGGATGAGGATAATCAGGAGGAGCCCAACGGTACACTGAATCGAGCCATCGTGTTTCTACCGATGATCAAACAGCGTGTAAAGGAGGTTGGAGGCGTGGAAAATCTGACAGAGTTTGAAACTTTCTGCTATGTGCTTGCATATAATCCGGATGATGCTATACTAAACATGAAGAGAAGGATGGTGAACGTGGTTATGGAAAAATATAATGAAATGCGTGAGGACGGATCATTGTTCAGCTGGGCGGAATCGGTGGAGTTTGCGGAGCAGGCAGTACAGGCCAATTTGGAGGAGCGAACTGCAGAAGCTGAAAAGCTGGGGCTTGAAAAAGGTCTTGAAAAAGGTCTTGAAAAAGGAAAAAGGACATTGTTACAAACACAGATCATCCATAAGTACGAAATTGACGATAACTGGGTGAATTCCTTATCCGATCAGCAGATAGATGACGCAGTCATCCTTATCCTGAAATGTGATACATATGATGATTTAAAAGAAAAGCTGAAAAAGAACGAACTTAAATAGAAAGAAAAAGGAATGCTGAGTAAATTCGCATTCCTTTTCTTATTCGAAATTCGAACAGTATCTCCAAAAGAAAAAGCCGCAGGTTCCCCTTTGGCTGTTGCATGTCTTATTTCTTTTTTCATTTGCTTTTGGTGCTTTTGGAATCCTTGGCATTTGCCATTTTCGGTGCCTTTGGATCCGGATCATCAAAGTAACGTCCCGGCTTGGATAAGTCAAAATACAAGCGACTGTCTTCACTCATACCGAAGCTCTTATTGCTGCCGTCATCTGTAATTTTATTTAGTGCTTCACAGAACAGTGCATTGTGAGCTTCCTCACGCTCCAGCAGGAACATGATGGTTTCCTTGACATATTTATCATCAATCTGACGATACAAATACTCATATACCACCTTGGCACGCTGTTCACTTGCGATATCCGCAAGCAGATCGGCTGCCAGATCACCTGTCACGGTCACATAGTCAGCAGTCCATGGATTTCCGCTGGAATTTACCAGGGCAGGATTCAGACCGAAGGTAACCATTGTTTCAATCTCACCGGCATCCACCTTCTTATAGTCCACATCACCACCATTTAACAGATTGATGGTTTCTGCCACCATTTCCATGTGGCTCAGCTCTTCGGTACCGATATCCAGAAACAAATCCTTGAAGACCGGGTCCTTTGCGCGAAAGCTTTGTGACAGATACTGCATCGCTGCCTTGACCTCACCGTTGCAGCCTCCCAGCTGTTCCTGCATCAGGACAGCGTATTGCGGATTGGGACGCTCTACCTTTACAGGATGTAATAACTTTTTCTTGTGTTCAAACATATTCTCACTCCTTTGTCATCATTAGTATGGGAAGGAGTGTTTCATTTATACGTGATTTTAAACATCTATTTCTTTGTATTCACTGCCTAGCTGTGCATAATGCGCGGCATTCTCCAGAATTTCCTTTACCTGCTCCTCACTGCATTTGCGTATGATCCGGGCAGGACTGCCCACAGCCAGACTGTTTTCCGGAATCTGCTGTCCTTCCTTTACAAGAGCCCCTGCACCGATGATACTGTGTCTGCCGATATGTGCACCGTTTAACACAATAGCTCCCATGCCGATCAGCACCTCATCCTCAATCATACAACCGTGCAGCACCGCATTATGGCCCACGGTCACCCGTTTCCCTATTTGCAGCAAATGCTTCGGATCCGTATGCAGCGTGCAATTATCCTGTATATTGCTGTCCTCGCCGATATGAATATGATCCTTATCGCCACGCACCACGCTGTGAAACCAGATGGAGCTTCCCTTCTCCAGCGTCACATCACCGATCACGGTCGCATTGCTGGATACATAGGCGCTTTCTTCTATGAGCGGCTGCTTATCTCTGTATGGTAAAATCATGTTCTACACCTGCTTTCCTTACAGCTATACTATACCACACAAGACACCGTTATCATGAAGGAATTTACATACGAAAGTTAAAATTTCAGATGTCAGTACCTTTAGATATTTCTTCCCCTATTTAACGATAAGTCAAAAAAAGAATTCACATTACT
This region includes:
- a CDS encoding transposase, coding for MEKEYAKDYPIPFHNDVFFKYMLIGDDAGSALLRSRIIEEIYGLKVHETKVLNPELLPEAFFGKRAVLDVVLEDEAGHFYDLEMQVSGYTQKEQLRFQQYGYRLVGRQLKQGDEYTELKPFYQIIFMNDKPRDGGRMIRHYKVKDEDNQEEPNGTLNRAIVFLPMIKQRVKEVGGVENLTEFETFCYVLAYNPDDAILNMKRRMVNVVMEKYNEMREDGSLFSWAESVEFAEQAVQANLEERTAEAEKLGLEKGLEKGLEKGKRTLLQTQIIHKYEIDDNWVNSLSDQQIDDAVILILKCDTYDDLKEKLKKNELK
- a CDS encoding manganese catalase family protein encodes the protein MFEHKKKLLHPVKVERPNPQYAVLMQEQLGGCNGEVKAAMQYLSQSFRAKDPVFKDLFLDIGTEELSHMEMVAETINLLNGGDVDYKKVDAGEIETMVTFGLNPALVNSSGNPWTADYVTVTGDLAADLLADIASEQRAKVVYEYLYRQIDDKYVKETIMFLLEREEAHNALFCEALNKITDDGSNKSFGMSEDSRLYFDLSKPGRYFDDPDPKAPKMANAKDSKSTKSK
- a CDS encoding gamma carbonic anhydrase family protein; the protein is MILPYRDKQPLIEESAYVSSNATVIGDVTLEKGSSIWFHSVVRGDKDHIHIGEDSNIQDNCTLHTDPKHLLQIGKRVTVGHNAVLHGCMIEDEVLIGMGAIVLNGAHIGRHSIIGAGALVKEGQQIPENSLAVGSPARIIRKCSEEQVKEILENAAHYAQLGSEYKEIDV